In Myripristis murdjan chromosome 9, fMyrMur1.1, whole genome shotgun sequence, the following proteins share a genomic window:
- the gkap1 gene encoding G kinase-anchoring protein 1 isoform X1, whose product MASSAMITVPTTASRFALLQIDSDSDSDASEVGKTTTKGGRDGKSRQGKAAVGGKAAPNNEKKKDKKKKKKEQQQSEASELRSLAFKKIPQKSSAPPPITTLQGVANELLNPTAGDQNIPSEGWQQWKQRDEQITSELYEADLEKALMLSKLEYEQQKQQVHNNSTHTSSPKSGGGKKEKKKNQQGKDKKTVSLQDFQAEGSVEQHLSKKQEKEEATRVANLAVGTGQEERFFNKLEDDVSRIIQREKRREQYTSNQGQEVNTSTEHDLDPRAEQLKYELEKKDQEIDKLKKTISQWEVKYKEVKARNAQLLKMLQQGEMKDKAEILLQVEELLNIKEELSSQVSLLHAALEQEKSKVKGLQSEQPKHQGNKKGKKSSESDL is encoded by the exons aTGGCATCGTCTGCAATGATCACCGTCCCCACCACCGCCTCCCGCTTCGCCCTGCTCCAGATcgactcggactcggactcggatGCCTCAGAGGTGGGCAAGACCACCACCAAAGGCGGACGGGACGGGAAAAGCCGGCAGGGGAAAGCAGCTGTTGGGGGCAAAGCCGCACCAAACAAcgaaaagaagaaagacaagaaaaagaaaaagaaagaacagcaACAGAGCGAGGCTAGCGAG TTACGAAGTCTGGCCTTTAAAAAGATCCCTCAGAAGTCTTCTGCCCCTCCTCCCATTACAACACTTCAAGGAGTAGCCAATGAACTTCTCAATCCTACAGCAGGGGACCAGAATATACCCTCAGAAGGATGGCAACAGTGGAAGCAGAGGGACGAGCAG ATAACCAGTGAGCTATATGAAGCAGACTTGGAAAAGGCCTTGATGCTTAGCAAACTGGAGtatgaacaacagaaacaacaggtgCACAAT aacagcacacacacgtcCTCGCCTAAatcaggaggaggaaagaaagagaagaagaagaaccagCAGGGAAAAGATAAAAAGACGGTTTCCCTGCAGGActtccaggcagagggcagtgTAG AACAACATTTAAGTaagaaacaggagaaagag GAAGCCACCAGAGTAGCCAATCTAGCAGTGGGAACAGGGCAGGAGGAGCGGTTCTTTAATAAGCTGGAGGATGACGTCAGTCGGATCATCCAACGGGAAAAGAGGCGCGAGCAGTACACCAGCAACCAGGGACAAGAGGTCAACACCTCCACAGAACACGACCTG GACCCTCGAGCAGAGCAACTCAAGTATGAGCTGGAAAAGAAAGACCAGGAGATTGACAAACTAAAGAAGACCATCTCACAGTGGGAG GTGAAATACAAAGAGGTGAAAGCAAGAAATGCCCAGTTACTGAAGATGCTGCAACAAGGAGAGA TGAAAGATAAGGCAGAAATCCTTCTACAGGTTGAAGAGCTATTAAATATCAAAGAAGAGCTGTCGTCACAG gtatcaTTACTGCATGCTGCTCTTGAACAAGAGAAGTCAAAAGTCAAAGGCCTACAGTCTGAACAGCCAAAACATCAG GGCAACAAGAAGGGGAAGAAAAGTTCAGAGTCAGATCTATGA
- the gkap1 gene encoding G kinase-anchoring protein 1 isoform X2, which yields MASSAMITVPTTASRFALLQIDSDSDSDASEVGKTTTKGGRDGKSRQGKAAVGGKAAPNNEKKKDKKKKKKEQQQSEASELRSLAFKKIPQKSSAPPPITTLQGVANELLNPTAGDQNIPSEGWQQWKQRDEQITSELYEADLEKALMLSKLEYEQQKQQNSTHTSSPKSGGGKKEKKKNQQGKDKKTVSLQDFQAEGSVEQHLSKKQEKEEATRVANLAVGTGQEERFFNKLEDDVSRIIQREKRREQYTSNQGQEVNTSTEHDLDPRAEQLKYELEKKDQEIDKLKKTISQWEVKYKEVKARNAQLLKMLQQGEMKDKAEILLQVEELLNIKEELSSQVSLLHAALEQEKSKVKGLQSEQPKHQGNKKGKKSSESDL from the exons aTGGCATCGTCTGCAATGATCACCGTCCCCACCACCGCCTCCCGCTTCGCCCTGCTCCAGATcgactcggactcggactcggatGCCTCAGAGGTGGGCAAGACCACCACCAAAGGCGGACGGGACGGGAAAAGCCGGCAGGGGAAAGCAGCTGTTGGGGGCAAAGCCGCACCAAACAAcgaaaagaagaaagacaagaaaaagaaaaagaaagaacagcaACAGAGCGAGGCTAGCGAG TTACGAAGTCTGGCCTTTAAAAAGATCCCTCAGAAGTCTTCTGCCCCTCCTCCCATTACAACACTTCAAGGAGTAGCCAATGAACTTCTCAATCCTACAGCAGGGGACCAGAATATACCCTCAGAAGGATGGCAACAGTGGAAGCAGAGGGACGAGCAG ATAACCAGTGAGCTATATGAAGCAGACTTGGAAAAGGCCTTGATGCTTAGCAAACTGGAGtatgaacaacagaaacaacag aacagcacacacacgtcCTCGCCTAAatcaggaggaggaaagaaagagaagaagaagaaccagCAGGGAAAAGATAAAAAGACGGTTTCCCTGCAGGActtccaggcagagggcagtgTAG AACAACATTTAAGTaagaaacaggagaaagag GAAGCCACCAGAGTAGCCAATCTAGCAGTGGGAACAGGGCAGGAGGAGCGGTTCTTTAATAAGCTGGAGGATGACGTCAGTCGGATCATCCAACGGGAAAAGAGGCGCGAGCAGTACACCAGCAACCAGGGACAAGAGGTCAACACCTCCACAGAACACGACCTG GACCCTCGAGCAGAGCAACTCAAGTATGAGCTGGAAAAGAAAGACCAGGAGATTGACAAACTAAAGAAGACCATCTCACAGTGGGAG GTGAAATACAAAGAGGTGAAAGCAAGAAATGCCCAGTTACTGAAGATGCTGCAACAAGGAGAGA TGAAAGATAAGGCAGAAATCCTTCTACAGGTTGAAGAGCTATTAAATATCAAAGAAGAGCTGTCGTCACAG gtatcaTTACTGCATGCTGCTCTTGAACAAGAGAAGTCAAAAGTCAAAGGCCTACAGTCTGAACAGCCAAAACATCAG GGCAACAAGAAGGGGAAGAAAAGTTCAGAGTCAGATCTATGA